The Aptenodytes patagonicus chromosome 18, bAptPat1.pri.cur, whole genome shotgun sequence genome includes the window TCTGATCTTCAGGGATAAGTGCATTGTCTAAGGCAGTCAGTTCAAACCCTACGTAGGTGGGTGTGCGAGGATTCCCTCATATCTAGGAGATCCCATATCCTGCTACTGGTGATAAAATGGGCATATTGATGTCAGTGAAAAGAATACATGCTTAATgttaaaactttaaaaaggaagagatttttttttttatatagcttCCCTGTtggcaatgaagaaaaaatgatGGAGTAAGGGAATACTCTTGGCCATTTCTGAGTATTTTGCATGGACTGACCAGCGCTTAATTGCACTGCTCTTGATTAGCAGAGGGATTGATGATTTGGATGGAAAAAGCGATACAGAGATTTTTACCGAAGAGAGTGGAAATGCAGGTGACGTTTGGGGAAATGTTTGCTATTGGTTCAAATTCTAGACCAGTTCAAAGGACAGTGTAAAATAATGCAGCTCTGTTTAAGTCTGAAGATGTCTGCTCTGTGCAAtcaattgaaaaaaatcaaactaggAATTTAAATGGCATTGCGTGTTTGTTTCATGTTAGTTGTTAACAAGGGATAAGTAAGATATGGAGCAAAAGTGAACTGTGTTTTTCTGGAAGAGAAGGCTGCAGACTTTGAAGCAGTATAATGTCACTTTAATATTGGTTTTGATTTACCTCATTTACTGGGTGGCCAGCCCACCCAGATTTTGAGACAGACATGCTGCTACAAAATCAAACCAAGTAACTAATTGCAAAACCCTGCTCTGGGAAGAATCACTTGAGACAATTCAAGGTGTGGACAGAGCTTTAAGTTAAACGTGCTCTAGGGAAGAGTGTCTCTGGAAGGATAGACTGAAATGACTGCGAGATGTTTTCTGTCTCTTAATTTGTATGTCATCCAGCTAATAGAGAAATACATGGCCAGACTTTGCAGGTGCATAATTATCTTTTGTCCTCCTTTAACTAGTTAACCACACCCTGTTCTATGGCTTATTAGACAAACTGGCTCCAGGCCTGATAAgcaaactaacttttttttttcccctctatatcTAAACAGCCCGAGTTATGTTGTTCCAAGCAGTCTATCCCATGGAATTAAACTCGTCAACCCCATGTTCCGAGGCTACGCACAGCAGGTGGGACCTCAACAAAAACATGCCATTATTCCAAAGATGGTgggatttttcttcctgcagcgGTGGTGCTTGTGTTCAGAAGGAAGAGCTTGAGCTCAGGGGTCGTGCCCATTTTGTGTCAGTATTAGTGATCTGATAGAGCACTTGGATGGGATTTAGGAGACCTGGGTTCTCTTCCAGGCTCTGCCTCTGGCTTGCTGGTACCAAATCGGTGCATTTTCCTGTGTCAGCTTTCTCACCTCTGAAATTATGATGGTCACCTCCTTTATAAAGGGCTTTGAGATTTATTGATGTATGCTGTTTGAGAGTTAGGTATTATTTATTCATGTCAGAGCTGAGAAACCTGGATAAATCTGTACTAAAAAGTTAAAGATATGAATGTTCTATATTCTTTTTCTGGGGAATTACAGCAAACAAAGTCTTATTTAAAGATagtatcctttttttcctttgaagttttTATCAGCATCTCTCGTGTTTATTCTttagaataaaatgtaaacatcAAACTATGATTAGAAAATTTACAAGAGAAGTGACAGTACATCTGAACTGTCATACTGACAGGAAATCAAAACAGAGGATAAAAACAACGATTAATGAAAGAACTTCTATATTTATCTTTGATGTGAAGTACATTGGACTGGAAAACTCTCAGCTGTAAAGAGATAAAGTTAAAAGGAAGACAGGGCAGGCTAAAAGCCAAACTTCCGTAAAATAACAGAAACATCATAATTAACTTTCTAGAGTTGTCAAAATACCAAGTCGCTTTCCAGCAGGTCCTCTGAAGCCAATGTATCAGCTCTTTTACCCTGTATTATGAATGTAGGAGCTTGCAGCTAGACTGTATAGTCCTTGGTTTCTGGTTCCATTCCCTATTTATTAAAGATTTTAATCTGCCCTCTCTAAGAGAGGGATTGCCATGAGCAGAAATCAGTGTTCATGAaatttgttttgtgggtaagagTCTATTCTCTACGGCCTGCTGTCTTCATTAGTTTTCTCCTTGTCTCTCGCCTCTTACCAGTGGTAAACTCCTGATGAATAAGCTCATGGTTTGCATGCTATGGCTGCTCTCTGGCTTTTCAGTGTCTTTCAGCTGAAGATGTTCAGTTAAAAATTGGGCCTTTTATCATTTAGGAGTTAAAAACATTTACGTAGCAGACAGGCTTCTTGGTGCATCGCCACGGTACTCTCTCTGCTTTAGTAGGGTCTCCTGGTGTTGCAGAGGTGGCTAACCTTTGTGGGCAGCACTGAAAGAGGCTGTGAATGGAGCCATCTTTTGCCCCTCTCATTTGCCCCATTTCTGGGTGGATACTAAAATGGAATTACTCCTGGTTTTCAGGACACTCAGGAGTTCCTGCGGTGCCTGATGGATCAGCTTCACGAAGAACTGAAGGAACCAATTGTTGCAGAGACGAGGGATTTGGATAACAGTGACCAGGATGACAAGCGAGAGGGTGACCGAAGTCCTTCGGAGGACGAGTTCCTCTCCTGTGACTCAAGCAGTGACAGGGGTGAAGGAGATGGTCAAAGTCGGACCACAGGGGGCAtgggcagcagctccctggcagaGACAGAGTTGTTGATCCAGGATGAAGCAGGGAGAGGGATCTCCGAGAAAGAGAGGATGAAGGACAGAAAGTTCTCCTGTGGCCATCGACGCAGCAACTCGGAGCAGGTAGATGAGGATGCAGATGTTGATACTACTATGATGCCAGTTGATGGTAGAGCCTCACCTGAGATGCTGCCAGCTCCCCGTCCTGCCAGCCCATGTAGGACACCAGGTATACACCTCTTCCAGTCGTGTTATTTGTGAGAAGACGTTATGATCCTACACAGGGACAGCGTTGTAGTACAGTGGCAAACGACACATAATGTGACTGTTCCTTCTATAGGTGTCAAGAGATTTTGCATCCAAGATTTTCCTCAGTGTCCCTGGCAGTAGTTCTGCCTTTGTGCACAATGGCTTCTGTAAGAAAATGTAATACGTGAGCCAGAGAGGTGCTTAGCCAGGCTAAAGTTCTATGGAGCTGAGTAAAGACCACGTCCTGAAGGCGGTGATAGCTGCCTCTGCCAAACCTGCAAACACTGTGTTTATGCCTTTTCCTAAtttaagaaaaaggttttgtCTGCGTACATTGCTTTATCTGATAGGCTGGCCTGGGGAAATATTAGCTGTGGAAAAGGCGTGGAAGAAGGTATTGTTAATGTTGGACTGTGGGCTTtgtggagagaaaagggaaaggcacagtttgtgcatttctgtgtcttagggaaaagaaaagagcagcagttAAGACGTAGGTGTGGAGTCACCTCAAACTGAACATACCCGATCTTTCAACACTTCTTTATGTAGGAATCTTACTCTGCCAACTGGCACTGAAGACAGCGATGCTGTTTATGTGGATTAGGGATACAGGAGCAAGCTGTAAAACCTAATTAGTCATAAGTGTGaaaaaatggtggggttttttttacatgtaatTATTAGCTGTTCAGTATAGCTCTGTATGCACTCTTATCCATGCACTGAGGGAGCTGTATCTGCCAACCTGTGCAAGCAGGACAGTTAACAGGCACTGCACTGTGCGTATTGGGAAAGATTCTGTGCCGGAACGCAGAGCTGGGCTGACGCTGACTGCAATAGGGTTGCCTTTCATAACTGGGGTTTTCACCAGtgctcttctccctccctatTTTCCCAAACAGAACCTGACAACGATGCCTACGTGCGCTGCTCCTCACGCCCCTGCAGTCCAGTCCATCATGAAATGCACTCCAAGCTCTCTAGCAGTCCTCCTCGCTCCAGTCCTGCCAGGCTCGGACCTTCCTACGTGCTCAAGAAAGGTAGTGCAAAGAGCGTATGCTGGGAGGCAAAGGGCACGTAGAGGAGGACGAGTTCATTTACAGAAGAGAGAAGTAATCCATCATGATCTTGATTAACAGTTGTAAGAAGTGCTGATTCCCCTGGATATCAGTGCTTTCTAAAATAGTACTAGGCAAAGACTACAGTAAACCTGCAGGTAAAGTCAAGCTCTGGGCACAACAGATGTTCTAGTATGCTCTTATATTGGAGCCTGAAATGATTTCCACGTCTGCATCTGCATGCTGTGTTTGTTATCAGTAAAATGGCTATGAAGTCCCAGGCACAAGCTCTGTCCCTTTAGGGGAGTGTGGAGATGTATAAACATTTGTCTGCCAGACTTGAATTTCATAGCATGTGGGCCAAAGAACTGTAAGATGATGTTACTGAGAGCTTCCTGCCTCTTGGACATCTTGGGCTCACAATAATAGAATTAAGGCTGCAGATGTCAAGCCAGTGCTGGGAGCATTGTTAGGCTTCAGCATGGAGCCTGGCTTCTGTTGTTATCAAACTGGTCTCTTCATCCCAAGCAAATTGCAAATCAAAATCCCTCAGCGTTGCATAGTCTGCAAACACAATGGCATGTGCTTATACCACTGTCCCTACAGCTGTTTAATAATGGCATTCTTTCCTCAATTGTGTCCCAGCCCCTTGGCTGAGgtcagcacagccacagatgtTCTGGCCGAATAAAAACCACTCTGTCTCCCTGCACGTGTGCGTGGGGAAGAGGGTTTGTTATTAAATGAAACTGTGTGTTTGGGCAGTCCCTGCTGTGGAGAGTCCTCTCCAGTGCAAGACACCTGGGGAACACATGGTAAatgtcagaggggaaaaaaaaaaaggacaaagtacGCAGGCAGGTGAGGGGGGAGAGGAAGCGAAGTGTAAAGCTTAGAGCAAAATGTTGCAAAGACCTCAGAAAAGCAGGGACTCTCTGTGGCAGGGCCAGGCTTCTAAACGTGTAGTAAGAGGATGGAAACAGGATTTCCAGTAAGGCAGTTTCTGCCTGGTGAGAGCTGGCACGTTTGTGTTGGTTCAGTTGGCTACCTCCCCCTTTTCTTGTACCACACGAAGCAGCAGTGTTCTTCATGTCAGTTTACAACGGGCTCCACTGTCTCACTGGCATGCAAGTGGCATCTGAACATGCAGGACAGCGCTCGTCCTGTGTTCTTGTGCGGCTGCATGACTCTACTAAGACAGGAGACTGGGAAGGAGTTGCTACTGATGGGGCTTCCTTGTCTGTCTTTCAGCCCAGATGCAGGCTtctgggaagaagaagaaagaacttcGTTATCGCAGCGTGATTTCTGACATCTTTGATGGCTCCATTCTCAGCCTGGTGCAGTGCCTCACCTGCGACAGAGTGAGTTGTCTGGTGGCTGTCAGTCAAAGAGCACTGTCTTCTAGCTTGTAGATCTCTTCTTAGGAAACGGTGCTCCTATTTCCAAACACTGTGGGATGCAGTAGGCCTGCTAAAATGATGATAGGTGGATGGTGGGGGAGGTGTGAGAAACCTGCCATGCCAAGAAGTCGTATTTCACTGTAGGGCTCTGTTTGCTTATCCGTGTTACTGAGTTGGCCTAGCAATATCACATTCACATTAGAAAACTGATTCCTGTGCTACAAAAACCATGACAAAAGTCATCCTGCTGACAGCAGTGAAGAATAATTAGCCAGAGCAAGTTGCTGTTACTGCCAGCTCAGGTTTCTAGCCTAGACAAAATCCAAGCAGTGATAAAAGGGGATGAAGGTCAGGTCCCAGCTGTATTACACGGACAGGAAACTCAGACCTCTTCGTCTTGGATATTTCCAGGTTTCTACGACAGTGGAGACATTCCAGGACCTGTCACTCCCAATCCCAGGGAAGGAGGACTTGGCCAAGCTGCACTCTGCCATCTACCAAAACGTGCCAGCTAAGACAGGGGCATGTGGGGACAACTATGCCTCACAAGGCTGGATTGCTTTCATCATGGAGTATATCCGGAGGTGTGTTCCCTGTGCAGGGACCTCTTTTTTCTGGGGTTTGCCCTGCagtgctggaaggcagctgtCCCTAACCAGTGGTGTTTACAGCAGAATGTCAATTGTAACCATTCCTTGGATGACAGTGTGTGGTACCTCACAGGTCTTTGAGCCTTTTCATGTAAACCAGTTGCTACTGTTCCTCCAGTTCTGTCATACACCTTGAGATCTCTTGTGCAGCTGATAATCCCTCACTTACTTCTGCCTTTGGCTCAGTCTTGCCCTCCAGAGCAAATTAATTCCTGGTGTAGTTTTCCAAGTCATTTCCAGTTTGAGCAATCACAGTAGGAACATCAGCTGAGAGAAATCGtgctttccctgctcctctgggatGTGTGATGAGCTTAGGACCTACAGCTAGAAGGAAACCCCTCATCCATTTAGGGTTTTGTACGCCAAAGCGCCCAGCTATTTTATGTATAACTCTTTCTCCTAATCCCCTCTCTTCTGCAGATTTGTGGTGTCCTGTATCCCTAGCTGGTTTTGGGGTCCTGTTGTGACGCTGGAGGATTGCCTTGCTGCCTTTTTTGCAGCAGATGAGTTGAAGGGTGAGTTTTCTTCAGTGGGGTCTGACAGCACAAAACAAGGCAAACCGCATGGAGGAGTATTTCACGTGCATTTTGGAGGCGGATTAAATCTCCTGGAAATCCTGCCTCGGTATTTCACTTAGAGACTGGCAGTACCAAAAGTTGGCAGTCAGCACCTCTGAGCAGAAGCGAGTTTTCCCACCTGCTCAGGGGTGctgctttttcattctgaatcCGGGTGAGAGCGTCTTCAGCAAGGAGCAGACGTGGCTGTTGGTTGGTTGTGGGTGCTGTGGCCCCTTAGCCGCCTTAGTTTCTTCGCTTTCTCCATCCGCTCCATGAGCTCTAGAGCACTTAAACAATTTGCTGTATTCACTTGTGTCGGTGGGCAATTGTATACTTTTCTGCTAGTTGCCTGCATTCTCTTTTTGCCTACGCTTATTGAGAGAAGTGCTGGTTTTGATCTCTTCTCACTCTGGCTTCCCCAAGAGGTCACTTAACTTGGTTTCTCTGCGCTGGATGGAAATGTAGCCATATCAGCGTTGTGTGCTCTGAGTAACCACATAATGGCTTTCTTCTCTTCGTCTACAGGGGACAACATGTACAGCTGTGAACGGTGTAAAAAGTAAGTTTGCATTATCTGTATTGTCTTGTATTTCTGGAACTTTTATTGCTCTGTACTGCTGTCAAACGTTTTGCTGTGCCCTCTGCCTGGACATTTCTGAGTGGCACGTAAAATCTGCCTTTCCTTAAATTAGAGTTCTGGTCTTGAGAGGTCACTGATAGCAGATAGGAAAAGTGCTGGctttgtggggaaaagaaaagaagaaggataTGAACAGGGTTGTGGTTTGGCAGTAATCGAGCTATTGTATTAGAAAGAAGAGGCACGACAAACTGCTCATGCCATGCTTCGTTTGGGAAGGATGCTGCAAAGAGCCTGAATTTGTTGCTGCTGGAATTCAGGATTTGTCTTGGATTTCAAAGCGAGCAAGACCCAGCCAGAGCAAGACCCAGTCTTGCCTTTTGGCATCCCTTTGCTTTAGAGATTTCTCACAGctagtttctttttctccctcagaCTGCGGAATGGAGTAAAGTACTGCAAAGTCCTCCGGCTACCAGAGGTCAGTAAAAGCACCTTGTTTCCTAGTTTTCTTTCAGCAGCCACTGAGGAGGTGAGGAGGCTAGAGGTAGAACAGAAATAGCAGTTTGTTTTGGTGGCAAAGTCCTGTGTCTAGACCAGAAGAGAATTCCCCATTCTAAGCTGATGAGCCAGCTGGATTTATGGCTAACAGGCAAAGAACTCTTCCAAAGATCAGATGCACAGAGATGTGCTGTCGGATCAGAATACCCACAGCAAAACTGCACTTTGGTGTTCTCTGTCTTTGGTCTTTTAGATTCTTTGCATCCACTTGAAACGGTTCCGGCATGAGGTGATGTATTCCTTCAAGATCAACAGTCATGTCTCCTTCCCCTTGGAAGGGCTGGATCTGCGACCTTTCCTGGCCAAGGAGTGTGTCTCCCAGATCACCACCTACGATCTCCTGTCGGTCATCTGTCACCATGGCACAGCAGGCAGTAAGTCCTTCTTCTGTGAGTACAGGCAGAGGTGAACAGGAACGAGATGAGCATGAGCAAAGCAGAAGTGTTCCAGGACTACCCAACACCTCTTCTGGGGTGAAGTGCAGTGCAAGACCTGCCCCCTCCGTTCCCAGGCTTGCTCAGCCTCTGCCCTTTGAAAAGTGAACCGAGCAGCTTCTGACAGATCCCCTGCAGCTATTTCAGCCTCACCACTGGGTTGGCTCAAACCCTTTCCCGATGTTCAGTCTCACCGAGAGGCCCTTTCCAAGGCAGGCAAATCAGGGTGACAGCgccaggctgccctgctcctgcaaaGCTTGCCTGAACAGgaattatgccttttttttttgtctctctctccatTCTCTGCCAGCAGCTAATCCTGTTTGTGCTGCTGACGTTATCCCGGGCCTGACTTCTGTCTGCACTCCGAATCCCAACAGTGTCCTGTTTTCTCTGTTACAGGTGGACACTACATAGCCTACTGCCAGAACGTGATCAATGGCCAGTGGTACGAGTTTGATGATCAGTATGTCACTGAAGTCCATGAGACCGTGGTACAGAACGCAGAAGCCTATGTCTTGTTCTACAGGTGAGCAGTGCCCTGGATGCAGCAGTCCCTTGCTGGTTGCAGAATACctagaaatgtgttttgaaaacttAAGTTTTCAGGAATCGCTTATTTTCTCGTCCTTTCCCTGCTTAAGGAAAAGCAGTGAAGAGGCTGTGCGAGAGCGTCAGAAAGTCGTGTCCCTTGCCAGCATGAAGGAGCACAGTTTACTGCAGTTCTACATCTCTCGAGAGTGGCTCAATAAATTCAACACCTTTGCTGAGCCTGGTCCCATCACCAATCACACCTTTCTGTGCTCTCATGGAGGTAAGGCAGTGCTGCTGGACCTGGGAATAGCAACTCTCAGCTATACCTTTATGCTTCAGCAACAAAGCTCCAGCCGTAGTCCCGATACAGTGTACGCCGCAGTAGGATCTGCTTCTTTGGCAGAAACTCCAGCCCGCTCAGGGAGAGATGAGACAATTACCCCATTGTCCTGCTGAGCAGAGGCCCGGAGGGATGTGTAGTGCTGGGAAACAACAGTTTTCAGTTCTccgtttgtttttaaaaacaaacctgtaGAAAGCAGATAAGGCAGCATTTATCTGTGTTGCCCTACCAGCAAGGTTGGCCTTCAGTGTTTGTTAGGAGAACGGAGCACGCGCTACTGAAGAGAGCTGATACCACCTTTTACTGTTCTGCTTCTTCATCTGTCATGCTGGGGAGCCCTCGTGTTTATAAATCACCAGTTGGAAATGAAGCACTTGATTAGAAATTGAGGCCATGAATTGAGAAACCTCCACAATTAATGAACTCTTGACTGTCTTCCATTAGCAGAGGAAGCAGATGGTGGAGTCGGGGAGTTTTCAGCAAGGAAgatctgcctttttttatttgtgtctttACCCAGCAATAATGAGCTCCCTGGTTAACTCTCCCTCTTGCCTTTCCTCCGCAGGGATCCCTCCTAATAAGTACCACTACATTGATGACCTGGTTGTGATTCTGCCCCAGAACGTGTGGGAATATCTCTACAACAGGTGAATATGGCCACTTCAATCTTCCTCCCAAtgagttttgggtttggttttttccacaCCTTGGGCAGTGACCAAGACATAATCCCTTCCCAGGGCACCTTAAAGGCATGCAGTACTTGGCGGGGACTGGCAAAGACTTGTATCTGGTAGAGCCTCCTCATCTCAACCGAAACGAGCTATATCAATGCATCGTCGCAGAGCAATGTTGTGACCCTCCCTGTGTTGAGTAAAGGCAATACTCTCCATTCAGAAAACAGCTGCAGTTGCACCTCCTTCACCAGTGTCTGGAGTAGTATAAAAATCCATCTCTGCAGGATTCAGGGCTGGGAAGCACTTCTGTTCTCCTGCAGTCCTCCattcccctccctctcttcctgtgCTCAGGTTCGGGGGCGGCCCTGCTGTGAACCATCTGTACGTGTGCTCCATTTGCCAAGTGGAGATTGAAGCACTTGCCAAACGCAGGAGAATTGAAATCGACACCTTCATCAAGGTTCGTATGGGAAGCATCTGGAAGCAATGGCCAAGGGCAGAGGTGGGAAATGGAGACCTGTCACAGACAGTTAGTGGAAAGCTCTTGCCCCCGTTTTCCAGAACGTGATCTACAGCATGGCCAGGAGATTGATCTTGGGGTTCCCCAGTGCTAACAGCAGGGGAAACGGCAGCTGGAACACGATAACGCTGCGCGTGGCTGCATGCAGACACAAAGTTTGAAACCATCCTAGTCTCTTGCCTGCTCTAGCGAGCAGGAACAGGTTGTGAGGAAGGCGGTGGAATTACGTGGGGTTCTGAAGAACGGCAAGGCTGCCTTACAGTTAACGGAAGGGGCTCCCCCAGATCTCAGGAGTGACTAAATCCTTCCTGCATGTCTCTGTTCTCTGCTCTCCCAGCTGAACAAGGCTTTCCAGGCAGAGGAGTCTCCAAGCGTCATCTACTGTATCAGCATGCAGTGGTTCCGTGAGTGGGAAGCCTTTGTCAAGGGGAAGGATAACGGTAAGAAGCCAGAGACCTCTGGAGCCTGTTGGGGGTGAGAGGTAGAATGGAAACAAGTCTATTTGCTAGGTGTACCTCCTCAGTGAGCACCGCACCCGACTGGTATGACTTGAGGCTGAACGGAGTTCAGACACCAGCCAGACTGCCTGCAGGTCCCCAAGGGCAGGGCAGAAACAACAAGAGAACTAACTAACTCAAGAAATAAGCTGAATCTGGTGGCAACGTGGAAAGCAGATGGTTTTTGACGTGTCTGTTCTACTCTTACAGAGCCTCCTGGACCAATTGACAACAGCAAGATTGCACTCACAAAAGCAGGTGGCCACGTCCAAGTTAAGCAGGGTAAGGCTTGTGCTTGCTGTCTTGTAGTGTTCCTAGAAGGTGAAGGAGAACGTCCCACGGGATCTAGCTGTCCATAGTGAGGCGGTCACAGAGCAAGATGGTGTTGCAGAGGATGACAGTTCTCTGCACATCCCTGTGCTGACTGCCCTGAGTGAGCCATCGCAGTTCTCCATTGGCAGCTCCTGCATGACCAGCTTGCTGATGTGACTTGCTATAGTACAGCCTGCAGCCCCCCATCTCCTGCTGTTGCTGTTCCCCAGGCCCCTTCCACCACTCGCCTTTGCCCAGCGTTGTAGCTTTGATCTTGTCTTGCTCCTGACTTGTCTTTTACTCAGCATCTGCTGTGGTCCGGCTTGTGAAATAACATTGCTTGTGGCGTCCTTGCTGGGTTCTCCTGCCGAGCAGATAAAGATTGCATTTGTATCTTGGTTATCTCTCAAAGCAAccctttctgctttcctcctctgtaaCCTTTATGGCAAAGTtctctgctttccctgccttGTGCTTTGACCACCTGAAGTTGTCCCTCCTAGGACAGCTTGGAGGAGTATTTTCAGTCTCTCCCAGGCAGTGCAACCCCAGCTGCCTGGGATCGGTGTGTCTGAGCGCGTGTTTGTAGGCCCCCTGGGCTCTCGGGGCTCATtcactgccgtgcaggagagggGGTCAGGCAGGCCCTGGTATCATGGGCTGTTGCTGCTCAGTTCCTCTCAGGGAAAGGAAGACGTGACCCCACGGCGGTCGGCTACGCTGCCGTGGAGCCCCGGTGGCTTCCAGCAGCGGGTGGCACTGcggggggctggtggggaccGCTGTGGCTACAGCTGTGCagtgcagagctgccagcggggcggggggcttcAGTGGGTCTGGACCGTGGAGCCGTAGGAACCGCTCGTGCCTCGCTTTTCCGGGGGGTGGGCCTGTGCAGGGGGAGGTGGTTGGAGCGGACATCCTCGTGTTGTGGTGCACCAACCTTTCCCTCCAACGGCTGCGCAGACCAAGGGCCTACTGCCTGCACGTCCAGTTGCTGCTGTTGTCCCTTTCAGGTGCTGACTATGGGCAGATTTCCGAGGAGACATGGATTTATTTAAGCACGCTGTACGGAGGGGGCCCAGAGATTGCTATCAGACAGAACGTGGCCCAGGTCCAAGAACTGGAAAACCTACATGGGGAGCAGAAGATTGAAGCAGAGACGCGGGCTGTGTGATCTGTGCGGGACGGGGCAGGGAAGGTATGGCACAGATACGTCCATGTGGGGCTGGAAGGCTGGGGAATCCTGAGGAGTCAAACCTCTTCCGCTGTCGGGTCCTCGAAGGTGGGTGCAGCTCCCACCACCACTTCTGGGGAAGGCAGGCTTCCTCCGCCGTCCTTTCATGTGGCTTTGAATATAGGGGCGGTGCTGGGCAAGACTGGGAGAAAAATCAGCTTCTCTGTAATTCATCTCTGGATAAAGCTGTGGTACGAGACTGCAGCCAAACTTCACTAGGATACGTTTTGACCCGAGCCCTCTCCCTTTTGTTTGCTTACAAGAAACCAGCACTCCCAGCTTGCCCCCAGTGAACTGAGTCTCTGCTCCTTTGCAGGTTCTGCTTTTggcacttttctttttaactctaaTGTATAAAGATAATGAAATACTATTTCCAGCGGGCAGTGTTGCAACGAGGGAAACCTGTTATTTGAAGCTGACTAAAGCCACAAGGTCTCCCGGTAGTTTTGTGCTGGTGGTGCACAGCTGTCACAACTTCCTAGTTCCGCTCTTTACCTAATTCTTGCAAATTCAGTTGCAATCAACTAAGAAATTTTGAAAGAAGCCGTTTCTTTCTCCCCTAGCCCCTAAAGCCACACCTTCATGGTCCtgcaggataattttttttttttttttttttttccttcttctatctGATTTCATGTGTTCAGCACGTTTTCAGAGAACAAAGCTGGAAGATGAGTCCTCCTTCCCAATGGCTTCCCACTGTCCTCATTCCGCTAAAGCTCCTGGCAGCTTTGTAGCTATGGGATGCAGCCTTCCGGGTGTTTAGCTCACAGGGGTGGTACACGAGCAGCTCAAAGTCAGAGCTGTTCACGGGCGGGCTTCGTTGGAGCGGGACACGGGACAGCTCTGAGGCAGACTTTGGGCCTCTTGGTTCGTAACGCCATTCTCGGACTGACCCTGCTGTAAGCCTCGATCTGTCCCCACGTCTGTCACGAGAAGCGAGGGGTGCGTGAAGGACGAGGAGGAGCCCGTTTGTTCCCACAGAGCCTGTTCAGATGGGTCACCCTTGGACAGGGCGGTAattcggtgctggggaaggggcctGGCTGAGCAGGGCCCAGGCCGCTGAAGCAGCTTTTTAGGAATGAGCTGCTTTCTGCAAACAAGCCCCCACCCGCGTGCTGAGGTCATTCCAGCTTCTCAACACAGATGTCATTTGTGTACACAGTGGCTCATTTAATGAACAGAAATAACTTGCTCCCCAGTCTACTGCTGCTAACGCAGCCGTGCAGCATCGGCTAGCAGGCAGCGGAGAGGGGAATGAAGATATAAAGGCTAAACACTACTTTTCGCAGCAGGGCTATTCTTAAAGTTCTTCATTCACCTCGTAAGCCAGCAAGGCGATAGTGAAATCTTGTGCGGCTTTGCAAGCGTTTCGCTGCAGTTTAAAGGAAGCAGAGCGAGGCAGAGGTGGCCGCTCACGGGCTGAGGAACCAAACTGTGCGTTTGTGGTGCTGGAACCTGAGTGATTCCACAGCATCAAGTCTGGCTTTGGTGGTACCAGGCTCAGCACGGGGCTGGGACCTCCTGAGCTCCTCAT containing:
- the USP20 gene encoding ubiquitin carboxyl-terminal hydrolase 20, with translation MGDTRDICPHLDSIGEVTRDDLLLKSKGTCQSCGAVGPNLWACLQIGCPYVGCGESFADHSTLHAQAKKHNLTVNLTTFRVWCYACEKEVFLDQRLATHTQSLPVKFTEPDSPLPAHPLKAVPIAVADEGESESEDDDLKPRGLTGMKNLGNSCYMNAALQALSNCPPLTQFFLECGGLVRTDKKPALCKSYQKLVSEVWHKKRPSYVVPSSLSHGIKLVNPMFRGYAQQDTQEFLRCLMDQLHEELKEPIVAETRDLDNSDQDDKREGDRSPSEDEFLSCDSSSDRGEGDGQSRTTGGMGSSSLAETELLIQDEAGRGISEKERMKDRKFSCGHRRSNSEQVDEDADVDTTMMPVDGRASPEMLPAPRPASPCRTPEPDNDAYVRCSSRPCSPVHHEMHSKLSSSPPRSSPARLGPSYVLKKAQMQASGKKKKELRYRSVISDIFDGSILSLVQCLTCDRVSTTVETFQDLSLPIPGKEDLAKLHSAIYQNVPAKTGACGDNYASQGWIAFIMEYIRRFVVSCIPSWFWGPVVTLEDCLAAFFAADELKGDNMYSCERCKKLRNGVKYCKVLRLPEILCIHLKRFRHEVMYSFKINSHVSFPLEGLDLRPFLAKECVSQITTYDLLSVICHHGTAGSGHYIAYCQNVINGQWYEFDDQYVTEVHETVVQNAEAYVLFYRKSSEEAVRERQKVVSLASMKEHSLLQFYISREWLNKFNTFAEPGPITNHTFLCSHGGIPPNKYHYIDDLVVILPQNVWEYLYNRFGGGPAVNHLYVCSICQVEIEALAKRRRIEIDTFIKLNKAFQAEESPSVIYCISMQWFREWEAFVKGKDNEPPGPIDNSKIALTKAGGHVQVKQGADYGQISEETWIYLSTLYGGGPEIAIRQNVAQVQELENLHGEQKIEAETRAV